A portion of the Clostridium gelidum genome contains these proteins:
- a CDS encoding phage tail protein gives MSEEYVYTYGDFIVSPYKFEKIKVLKITRELNEHAKLYINGVISDENTDKYVEEADDEASIKVSVKDNDGNITDLFEGIIANIGIDASNDVRTLEVEALSKTVLMDIEKKSRTFQNENDSYEEIFKKINAGYSNVQTFNNVTNGAKIDKLIVQYKESDWELIKRLASHFNGGVVSECQLTDIKYSLGASGDRKTYDINEFNYSIKKGLHEYKVKAANDDYDLDDMNLISYEITTNKIMNLYSAVNFKGRNIYVYKCEIEMVDGVLSNKYILRDEKGMKVRRIYNNKIVGLSLNGSILDTANDVVKINLEIDGNQDKSIARWFPYSTVYSSEDGTGWYCMPEVGDAIRLYFPDNEEKNSYAISSVNLESSNSQKRSDPSEKNIGTKYGKQIVMKPGAVEIIGNGNLLMRLTDDGGIEINSDKKIILDAKDDIEINGGAKITIKGDTGIDLTQAGANMNIQDNVTISGAKVNIQN, from the coding sequence ATGAGTGAAGAATATGTCTATACTTATGGAGATTTTATAGTATCACCATATAAATTTGAAAAAATAAAGGTATTAAAAATAACAAGAGAATTAAATGAACATGCAAAGCTTTATATTAATGGTGTAATAAGCGATGAAAATACAGATAAATATGTTGAAGAAGCAGATGATGAAGCAAGTATTAAAGTATCAGTAAAAGATAATGATGGTAATATAACAGATTTATTTGAAGGAATTATTGCGAATATCGGTATTGATGCAAGCAATGATGTAAGAACTTTAGAAGTTGAAGCTCTAAGCAAAACTGTTTTAATGGATATAGAAAAAAAGAGTCGCACCTTCCAGAATGAAAATGATAGTTATGAAGAGATTTTTAAGAAAATCAATGCTGGATATAGCAATGTTCAAACATTTAATAATGTTACAAATGGAGCTAAAATAGATAAGTTAATAGTTCAATATAAAGAAAGTGACTGGGAACTAATAAAAAGATTAGCATCACATTTTAATGGTGGTGTGGTATCTGAGTGTCAGTTAACCGATATAAAGTATTCTTTAGGCGCATCAGGAGATAGAAAAACTTATGATATTAATGAATTTAATTACTCAATAAAAAAAGGTCTACATGAATACAAAGTAAAAGCTGCAAATGATGATTATGATTTAGATGATATGAATTTAATAAGCTATGAAATAACAACTAATAAAATAATGAATTTATACAGCGCTGTTAACTTTAAAGGAAGAAATATTTATGTATATAAGTGTGAAATAGAAATGGTAGATGGAGTACTTTCAAATAAATATATTTTAAGAGATGAAAAAGGAATGAAAGTAAGAAGAATTTATAATAACAAAATAGTTGGATTGTCTCTTAATGGAAGTATTTTGGATACAGCAAATGATGTAGTTAAAATTAATTTAGAGATAGATGGAAATCAAGATAAAAGTATAGCAAGATGGTTTCCATATTCAACAGTTTATTCATCAGAAGATGGGACAGGCTGGTATTGTATGCCTGAAGTTGGAGATGCAATTAGATTATATTTTCCAGATAATGAAGAAAAAAATTCTTATGCTATAAGTTCAGTAAATCTAGAATCAAGTAATTCTCAAAAACGTAGTGATCCTTCTGAAAAGAATATAGGAACAAAGTATGGTAAGCAAATAGTGATGAAGCCAGGTGCTGTAGAAATCATAGGAAATGGAAATTTACTTATGAGATTAACAGATGATGGTGGAATAGAAATTAATAGTGATAAAAAGATAATATTAGATGCTAAAGATGATATTGAGATAAATGGTGGAGCTAAAATAACAATTAAAGGGGATACAGGAATTGATTTAACTCAAGCAGGTGCAAATATGAATATACAAGATAATGTAACTATAAGTGGGGCAAAGGTTAACATTCAGAATTAA
- a CDS encoding DUF4280 domain-containing protein — translation MIKLADGTGYIVRGAKMKCNMGSHSRKINLPVSHGSYTNGNPMMNKTDRVVDKNISYFGVCKGCCPSSDNIHLVKENGGNVTGKKCKVKILKDWMNAKEDTLVGGEAALITDSVLVCEYGGQIRFVNDGQD, via the coding sequence ATGATAAAATTGGCTGATGGTACTGGTTATATAGTTAGAGGTGCTAAAATGAAATGCAATATGGGAAGTCATTCAAGAAAAATAAATCTTCCTGTAAGTCATGGATCATATACAAATGGAAATCCTATGATGAATAAAACAGATAGAGTTGTAGATAAAAATATTAGTTATTTTGGAGTATGTAAAGGATGTTGTCCATCTAGTGATAATATTCATTTAGTAAAAGAAAACGGAGGAAATGTTACTGGGAAAAAGTGCAAAGTAAAGATATTGAAAGATTGGATGAATGCTAAAGAAGATACTTTAGTTGGAGGAGAAGCAGCATTAATAACAGATTCAGTACTCGTATGTGAATATGGTGGACAAATAAGGTTTGTTAATGATGGTCAAGATTAG
- a CDS encoding late control protein D, with protein sequence MGAVHALRVKSSYQLLRIEKIEIENKPNEHGYLYLKCLIDDSINFQYPINASADDKICVYEEQEDENANNKSTGSDDKTVNINIVNERNSKILFNGIVQNIKTINVNGVYYVEIEGTTSSFELDIKEKSRSFQNANMTYDELIQNILKDYPGYTYTSCIAKGEKIGKALFQYKETDLDFLKRIASELSSEIYCDIINSSNLFYFGRPSNASYELEDIKYYKAHKNLQTFRDAGGTNDIDYFYYEIEKRDKYEVGDDIYFKNKELYVNQYSAYALKDEVVYKYRLCRKNGVWQAKIYNSLLKGTSLEGKVIATEGEKVKLHLSIDENQNEDEATWFLYAPPTGNIMYSMPIVGTSATLYFPNESSEEPIVTGCVRNNGDSCAKTSDTTKRYLGTEHGSEIEMIPNALNIKGGSKEPLSIKFEDNVGVTLTSPKKLTLNADEDITIKTPKRVKINAQSQILMTKGNTRNGMSMENEFYFTANNVIADGRDKTIFAPFDDDPQTLKKLNPSKKELEGPNIYALSKCAMVTTPV encoded by the coding sequence ATGGGAGCAGTTCATGCATTAAGAGTAAAATCATCATATCAATTACTGAGGATAGAAAAAATAGAAATTGAAAATAAGCCTAATGAACATGGATATTTATATTTAAAATGTTTAATAGATGACTCAATTAATTTTCAGTATCCTATAAATGCTTCCGCAGATGATAAAATATGCGTTTATGAAGAACAAGAGGATGAAAATGCTAATAACAAAAGTACAGGCAGTGATGACAAAACCGTAAACATAAATATAGTAAATGAAAGAAATAGTAAGATACTATTTAATGGAATAGTACAAAATATTAAGACAATCAATGTTAATGGAGTTTATTACGTAGAAATAGAAGGAACAACATCAAGTTTCGAATTGGACATAAAGGAAAAGAGTAGATCATTTCAAAATGCAAATATGACATATGATGAACTTATACAAAATATATTAAAAGATTATCCAGGATATACTTATACTTCGTGTATAGCAAAAGGTGAAAAGATAGGAAAAGCATTATTCCAATATAAAGAAACTGATTTAGACTTTTTAAAACGAATAGCAAGTGAGTTAAGTTCAGAGATATACTGTGATATCATTAATTCAAGCAATTTGTTTTATTTTGGAAGACCAAGTAATGCAAGTTATGAATTAGAGGATATAAAGTATTATAAGGCGCATAAAAATCTACAAACATTTAGAGATGCTGGTGGAACTAATGATATAGATTACTTTTATTATGAAATAGAAAAAAGAGATAAGTATGAAGTTGGAGATGATATTTATTTTAAGAATAAGGAACTTTATGTAAATCAATATTCAGCTTATGCACTTAAAGACGAAGTAGTCTATAAATATAGATTATGCAGAAAAAATGGTGTATGGCAAGCTAAAATTTATAACTCACTTTTAAAGGGAACATCTCTTGAAGGAAAAGTAATAGCAACAGAAGGAGAAAAAGTAAAGCTTCATTTAAGTATAGATGAAAATCAAAATGAAGATGAAGCCACATGGTTTCTATATGCACCACCAACAGGAAATATAATGTACTCAATGCCAATAGTTGGAACAAGTGCAACACTTTATTTTCCAAATGAAAGCAGCGAAGAACCAATTGTTACAGGTTGTGTAAGAAATAATGGAGATAGTTGTGCGAAAACATCTGATACAACAAAAAGATATCTTGGAACTGAACATGGTAGCGAAATAGAAATGATACCAAATGCGCTAAATATAAAAGGTGGAAGTAAAGAACCTCTAAGTATAAAATTTGAAGATAATGTTGGAGTAACACTTACAAGCCCTAAAAAATTAACTTTAAATGCAGATGAAGATATAACAATAAAAACACCAAAGAGAGTAAAGATAAATGCTCAAAGTCAAATATTAATGACAAAAGGAAATACACGAAATGGAATGTCAATGGAAAATGAGTTTTATTTTACAGCTAATAATGTAATAGCAGATGGACGGGATAAGACAATCTTTGCACCATTTGATGATGATCCACAAACGCTTAAAAAATTAAATCCTTCTAAAAAGGAATTAGAAGGACCTAACATTTATGCTTTATCTAAATGTGCAATGGTAACTACTCCAGTTTAG